In Bernardetia litoralis DSM 6794, the genomic window AATAGGAACAAAAAACTGTTTCAAATATAAAAATTTGAAACAGTTTTTTATCAATTTTAAAATGTTGCTTAACTAGCTTTTACTCGTTCAACAGCACCACGAATAGCAGCCGTTATTTCGCTAATTTCTCCAACTCCTTCAATGACGTGGAGTTTGTCTTGTTTTTTGTAATAGTCTGCAACTACTTCTGTTTCATTACGATATACTTGTACACGATTTCGGATTAACTCTTCTTTTTGGTCATCTACTCTACCAGAAGTTTTTCCTCTGTCTAAAAGTCGTTTTACCAACTCTTCTTCATCTACATGAAGAGAAAGAACAGCATTGATGCTTTCATTATGAGATTTGAGAAGATTATCTAATGCTTCTGCTT contains:
- a CDS encoding adenylate kinase; the protein is MLNLVLFGPPGAGKGTQSQHLVEHYNLIHISTGDLLRAERKAGTPLGKQAEEYMTKGNLVPDEVVIGMIENKLKQDTGAKGIIFDGFPRTTKQAEALDNLLKSHNESINAVLSLHVDEEELVKRLLDRGKTSGRVDDQKEELIRNRVQVYRNETEVVADYYKKQDKLHVIEGVGEISEITAAIRGAVERVKAS